GTATTCAATCCCACTCTATATAGCCAAGTTTGAAATTTGGCATCACCTCTAAAGCTTTTGAATGATTTCCAAGCCTGTAATACGATTTCTTGAAATAAATCTTCCCGATCGGCTTTATTGTCTACATACATGCAGCATATACGATGTACGATCGTCTGATTGGAAGCTATCAACCTTATAAAGTCTCTTTCAATATCCATACTTTTCTGAGGATGTTTTATTTTGTTTTACTTGTTTGTTAGTCTCTAAAAAATTAAAAACATTACAGCACAAGTAAAAAAATCATGCTGATCGTATTCTTTAAATATCGGATACATTGTACCGCAACTCATTGTGTTTAAAGGATTCTTATTGCTGTTATCCACAAACGATCTTTTGAGAGCTCTGTACAAAAAAAGTATCTTGGGTGTGATTATTTCGCAGTGAAAACTATCACTTGTCCCAATAATTATCCACGATATGTTTTAAAAAGGCTGTGTAAAAATTTAAATGCGGGGGTTGGCTAAATGCAGTGAATTGATCGTGGGTAGTATGGAATCCCATATAGAAAAGCCAAAATCCCAATGAAAGATAGGGTACTGCAGCTAATTCCTCATCTCTGATAGGGCGATTGAGACGATAACCATCTATAAAAATACGATATGATTCATTAGCAGCCTGCTGTGTCATCCTTCCGGTGTATACATCTAAGATGAGATGTTGCCAAAAGGTCATGATATCATTCACCAGCCAACCGGAACCCATGAAATCAAAATCAAAGAAAGTCACCGAATCATTCTCGAAATGAAAATTTTTGGGCAGAAAATCAAAATGGCAATAGCCCTTTGAAAACCTCTCTATATCAATTTGCGACAATTTTTGTTCAACACGATGAGCCATTTCACAAAGCCAGCTATGTCCTTCGACGTTTTCCTTAAATATGGACCTTAGTTTTTCCAGAGGTTTAAAAACTGTTGTTTCAAGATCAAAACTCCATCTTGCTTCTCCCAAACTAATTGTGGATGCGATATTGTGAAAACGTGCCATTTCGCTTCCCAAAACACGGAGCTGATTTTCACTCAATAACTGGACGACCCGACCTCGTGCAAAACTGAACAACACCGCATAACGCTCCCCCTCTACTGCTTCGAGTTTCTGTATTGCTTCTCCAAAAACATCAGTGATCGGATAGGATACAGAGACCTTTGCCTGCTCTAAAGCTTGCAACAATTTCACTTCCTCCCTTATCTGCGGTAAACTTCGATGCGATGAACGATAAACCCGCAATATAAATTTGGCTTCAGAAGCTTCTATGAGATAGGTATCCCCTACCCCGCGAAGCAGAAATTTACATTGAACATTTTCAAGTCTATATTTCTCTGAAATCAGCGAAGATAATGCAGTTGGACATAGTGTCGAATAAGTAGCAGGAAAAACGGATTTCATTTCATAAAGATATCTGAATATTTAGCAGATTACAAATACACATCCATTCCAAAACCAAATATTCCAAAGCACTCATAGCTCTAATATTAGTTTTGGTTATCTATAATTTTACAAGAAAATTCCCCTTTTTAAAATTCCACAGCGTAAATTTATATAAAAGAACACTATAAAGAAGATGGCATCGATTCTACGAAACAGGCAAGTGAAAAAATACTTTTTTTTCCTGGCTTGTATTTTACTCAGTTTTTGTACCTCATGTAAGGATATTGGCGAACTGGCTGATAAGCAAAAATCGAGTTCCTATTTTATCGATTCCAAAGGACAGGTAGTCTATTGTCAGAATGGGAATTGGTTTAGCTTGGGCGTATTGCAAATGCAGGCTGATGCAAAATCGTTTGAGGTTTTGGCAGAAGATATAGGCAAAGACAAAGACTCGGTTTACTTTCGTAATATGACACAGAAACTGGTAGACAAGAATTCCTTTTATGTCGACAATCAAGTTCCTAAAGATCGTTTTCACGTATATTATATTGATCACGTCTTGGGCTTTAATATCATTGAAGGAGCAGATCCAAAAACGTATGAAATAATAAGCAATCATATCAACTGGGCTCGGGACAAAGACCATTACTTCTACTCTAATGATATGATACAGGCCGATCGGGAAACTTTTGCATTCGTCAATGACTTTTTTCTGAAGGATAAAGATTCTGTTTATGTTTCGCCTAATATCGGAAACTTTAGATCAGTCATGCCTAACACCGGAAATGTTGAAGCCATAAACAAGTATTATATGAGAATCGCAAATACAATATGCTATCCCCCTTTTCAGCAGGGCTCTACTGCCATAACGAAATCATTTGATTCCATACATACCATTCGCATGCTTGATCAGGATATAATTTGTGTGAACAATAAAACCATCCTATTCCGAGGCAAAGATTTTAAATACACAGATGTTGATGCCACCTCCTTTCAGTTATTTCCCGTGGATGAAAAAGGTGGAATATATGAAGACAACCCTTATTCAAAAGACAAGAACCATATATACTATAATCAGGAACTAGTTCCTGATGCGGATGTAAAGACATTTATACCCATCGGTCGTGATTTCGGAAAAGACACTAAAAATGTATATTATCGAAAACAACGGCTAGAAGGTGTAGATGCAGCAAGCTTTAAAAAAGACGGTGATTTTTATAAAGACAAACGAGGTAATAAATTCAGCGCTTTGACAGGAAATAAAGTGTAAATAAATATCTCCTCCGAAAGGAGCTCGCTGGAGGAGATATAAGTTACCCGACACAGCACCAGCAGTAGTAAATTGTACTCCTTTCACCTTAATTTATTCGTACAGATGCATATGACCTTGTAATACAAGCTTTAAATTGTGTTCTTTAGAAAGATCAAATACTTGTTTCTAATTTGCAAAGGTATCAAAGAAAGTATAATGTCCCTCCAGCACAAGTTACTTAAAGCTAAACTGTTGCAGCATCTATATTTGAAAAGTCTCCACTAATTCCGAAGTAACATATTGTATGTGGCCAAATAAAACTCATCGATCAGTTGCTTAATTAAAGCATCTTTTTTGCTATCTACGGCCAGTCCGACCCAATTTTTTGTTGGAAGATATTTACTTCGAATCCATTGAACAGACAATTCCACTTGCTTTTCCGTGCGCAGCCATTCTAATCCACACTCGTTAAAATAGATCTTTTCATTAAATAAATCCATAACAACGAATGGTCTTTTCTTAAAATAGAAAATACTCATATCAAGATCAGCAAGCTCATTAAAGCTAATATATTTTTTTAGATGCATATAGGCATTTATTTCGGTCAACATAATGGTCTATTTGTTTTATCGGTTCGTAAAATTATCCATTGGTCCAGATCATTAATCACACCTGATTGATTCGTTTATCAGTTGAAATTAGCTACCAGTTCCCTTCTTGAAATTTGGTTTATAAGTTAGTTACGAATCAAATCTAGGTGAATCGGGGTTGCTCGTTGGGATAAATTTTGGTCTAATAGGTGGAAAAACGCAATTTTATATTGCCAATTGGTTTTTTAACTGAAATGCATTTGAATATCTTGGCATTTGAAATAGGTAGGATGACAACATCCATTCTAATATGAAAAGCGATGGTGGTAATCTTTAATTCAATTTTTCAGTACAAATTTAAAAAAAAATGAATCTCCGCAATCCAAGCAATCCAAAAAGTCGTAAATGCTTATAAGTACAGAAAAATTATAAACTAAAAGACTTTTGTTATGAAAAAGATAACACCACACAATGAGCCACTATTGACCTCCGATAGTGAATTTGAAAAGAGAGATCTCGGACGTAGAGATTTTCTGAAATTTGCAGGTGCCGGTGCCGCCTCACTCGCCATTCTTGGGGTGGCAAGTTGTAAAAAAGACCGTGATGACGATATGGATAATGGTGGTAAAGGCATGTACTTCGGTAGTGGGGATATTGCCATCTTAAACTATGCATACGCACTTGAACAGCTTGAAGCTGCGTTTTACATCCAGTTAGTCAATAATCCTTATTCTGGTATTTCCGATATGGAAAAAGCTTTCTTTACAGATATCCGTGACCACGAGATTGCCCATCGCGAGTTTTTTAAAGTGGCTTTGGGAGCGAAAGCGATATCTAGTCTTGAATTCAATTTGTCAGGTATTAATTTTAGCAGTCGAGCATCCGTCTTAGCCACCGCCAAAACATTTGAAGATCTTGGTGTTTCAGCTTATAACGGTGCCGGTTGGTTGATTAAAGATCCGAACTATCTCCTTTTAGCAGGTAAAATCGTATCGGTTGAGGCCAGGCATGCTGCCTGGGTGCGGGATATGATAGACAATGGTAGTTTTGCTAACCAAGAAGTTGTCGATTCAAATGGGCTTGACCTAGCCAAGAGCCCTAGCGTAGTTTTGAGCGCTGCGGCACCATTTATCAAATCAAAAATAGATGTAAAGGATCTACCCACCTATTAATTCACTTAAAATCTGATTATCATGAATCTCTTAAACGTTTTTGAACAAATAAATGCTGTAGATCCTGAATTTAGTGATCGCATCAGTCCACGTCGCGAAGCTATTAAAAACCTGGCTTCTATGAGCAAAAAAGTAACATTAGCGGCACTCCCTTTTTTTATTAGTGAGCTCTTTAAAAAGGCTTATGGTGCCACTGCACCCACTGATGTCAATGGTGTGCTTAACTATGCCTTGACCTTGGAATATCTCGAAGCAGAATACTATACGATGGGTGTTGCCAAAGCTGGTCTTATTCCATCGGGTAGGCCACTTGGTGCCATCACCACAATCCGCGACCATGAAGTTGCTCATGTCAATTTCCTCAAACAGGTACTTGGCAATAAAGCTGTTTCCAAGCCTACATTTGATTTTACCGCTGGTGGTACCTTTGGTAATGTCTTTAGCAATTACGACACCTTTTTAGCTATCGCACAAGCTTTTGAAGATACTGGAGTACGAGCATACAAAGGACAGGCCGGAATACTCCTTGGTAATCGGGTTGTACTTACAGCAGCTTTACAGATCCATTCGGTAGAAGCGAGACATGCTTCCCACATCCGTCAGATGCGACGTGCCCGCGGCGGTGGCGCAGCTGATCAAAAACCATGGATCACAGGAAGCAACGACTCCGGCATCGGTGCAGTTGTAGACCCTATATATGCTGGTGAAAACAATATTACACAAGCTGGAGTGGACATCACAGGCCTCTCTGGCGCTATGGGAAAAATATCAACAAATGCGGCTACCCAGTCTTTTGATGAACCTCTTTCTGCAGAAGCTGTACTTAATATCGCAGGTTTATTTATTAAAGCATAACAAAAAAACGTAGTTTATCTGTTTAGCATGTCCTGGTTTGTTTATCGAATCAGGGCATTTTTTTAGATACCACCCATGACACAAAGTTCACTAAGCGTAGGTACGTCTTTGCTGCCCTCATCCTCGAGTGTAATAGCAAAAGCTTGCGCTTTGGGAATGTCTAGCATTTTGCTTGTACCATCTACTTTTACATCCAATGGAAATACGCCAGCATTCACCGGCTGACCATCAACCATCGCCCATAATTGATATTGCTTACCTTTTGGCGCGATAGGCATTTGCTCGATATTTAGGTAAACTGCTTTCGAGAGCTGATCCCAAAATAACAAAGCATGGAGATCTGGCTTAGTTTTGGATAATAATTACACAAAGTTTTATTATTGAATGTAATAAAGGAAAAATTATGCTACATAAAGTTCTTATTTTGAGTTTAGGTATCTATAGCCTAGTAAGTTGTACTTCCCAAAAGAATGTTAACGCATATGGAAAAGAGTCAGAAGGCATAGATCTATTTGAGGGACAACAAAAACTATTGAAAGAGTATCCGTTGCAGATTAAGTTCAACCGTATTGTAGAAGAAAGCCGTTGCCCTGAAGGGGTTGATTGTATATGGGCTGGGGTTGCTGTTGCCGAAATTGAAATAACGAGAAAAGCGGCCAAACCTGTCATTTTGAATCTCGCTACCACGGATATGCAAACAAGAGGTTATCAGAAATCTACTAATTTCAGCGGATATACCATTGAATTACAAAATGTTGCTCCCTATCCCACTACAGAACGCAGGGCACAAGATTTAAAAGGAAACTACAAGATTTCCATTTCTGTACAAAAAAGTAAAATAAATGATGTTTAATAAGAGAATGATGATCAAAGCACTGTGGAGTAAAAATAAAAAAAACTGTACTCTTTCAAGCTATAATACATATGCGTAAAGAAAATTCGACTAATGCCATCAATGAAAAAGCACTACAACAATATTGCAGTGCTTTTAAAACACTATCATTAATTAGTGGGCGGTGGAAGCTTTCCATTTTATTCAAATTGCTTAAAACTAAGACAAGCTATTCGGAGTTCAAACTCCTTCTGCCTGAAATAAGCGACCGGACGCTTTCTAAACAATTGAATGAATTAGTGGATGATGGATTGATCTTAAAGAATAAGAGTAAAGTTTCGTCGATGTATACATTGACAAATAAAGGCCTGAAACTCGAGAAAATTTTAATCGATCTTTCTGCATTTCATGATTAAGATTAACCAAAATCTATTTTTTCCAGAAACTCTATCACTTCCCCATTAGGACTGTATACCAAACTATTTCTCACAGAAACAGTTTTGGTACCATTTGATAAATCCAACTCAAACAAGCCTTGACTTAGGTCTTTGGCTCCATATTCAAGAGCTTGTTTTCTTGCCGTATCCGCATCTTTTACAACGAAACATATATGAAGCAAAGCATTCTCAATGTATTCGTCATCCGGTTTTCTTTTTCTGCCCTGTGTAGGTATAGCTCCATTTTCATCACATATCTCTAAATAATAATTGATAGCTCTATTATGAAGCATCACACATTTTTCTAAATTGAAATCCGGTAAAGACCAGCTATGTACTATTTCGAAGCCAAAATTCTTATAAAAATCTACAGTATGCTCAAAGTCTTTAGCTTTAATAGATATATGATGAAAACCGATGATATTATTTCTTAAATCCATGTTTCTAAGTTTTATATTTCCAAAGGTACCCATCAATAGATAGCAATAAAAGGGCTTACAAAATTGTTAGTATATGTAGTATATGAAAAGAAACAATAAAACATAGCAATCTTTACTTGCTTGGTCGGGGGAGTTCTTTGATCCAGATATTTTTAAAATCTACCGGTTGCCCTTCACTCTGCAAGGCGATAAATCCACTACTCAACAATTTACCATCAATCTTAATTTTGGGATCATACCCATTTGCTGTCCCCCCTCCGATCTGCGGTTTTGCGTATTCAAGAACGGTATCACCGTTAATAATATGTTTGATCAGTGAATCACCTAATACAATCAATTCACCTTTAACCCATTGATCACCATCATAAGTCTTGGAAGTCGAATTTAAACAGTGTGAAGAAGCGATCTTACCTTGGTAAACCACATTAGTCCCTGGGGAACACATATTACCTGTAGGCCGTGGCTGGCCATCACTTAAACCACCCAAAAGCTGCATTTCCACAGAAATGGGCCAATCTTGCTCTTTCAACATTGTTCGGGGATCTTGTGAATGAAACATGACACCACTATTGCGTAATGTGTATGAAGGTGCTCCTTTATGAAGATCACCCACAAATCTGTATTCAAATTTCAGGTGATAATAAGAAAATGGTGTTTTATAATATAAATGACCAAACTGATCATTGAAATCACCGTATTGATCGTACCTGATCTTAATAATTCCATCTTCAACCCTAAAGGTATTCCCGTAATTCTCACCAACTTCGTGGTGATGAATTTTGACAAACCAATCATTAATATCCTTTCCGTCAAATAATGGTTTCCAACCTGTCTTATCGGAATTTCCCTTCATTCCTGCACAGCTACCAAACATCAGAGCAGCGGCTAGAATTATATAAATACATTTTTTCATTTGATACTTATTTGGTTTAAATCGAATAGCAATATACGATATATTCCAATAAGCTTCATTGAACAAAGCTCCTATCTTCTACAACCTAAGTT
The window above is part of the Sphingobacterium sp. ML3W genome. Proteins encoded here:
- a CDS encoding phosphotransferase, which translates into the protein MKSVFPATYSTLCPTALSSLISEKYRLENVQCKFLLRGVGDTYLIEASEAKFILRVYRSSHRSLPQIREEVKLLQALEQAKVSVSYPITDVFGEAIQKLEAVEGERYAVLFSFARGRVVQLLSENQLRVLGSEMARFHNIASTISLGEARWSFDLETTVFKPLEKLRSIFKENVEGHSWLCEMAHRVEQKLSQIDIERFSKGYCHFDFLPKNFHFENDSVTFFDFDFMGSGWLVNDIMTFWQHLILDVYTGRMTQQAANESYRIFIDGYRLNRPIRDEELAAVPYLSLGFWLFYMGFHTTHDQFTAFSQPPHLNFYTAFLKHIVDNYWDK
- a CDS encoding DKNYY domain-containing protein, whose translation is MASILRNRQVKKYFFFLACILLSFCTSCKDIGELADKQKSSSYFIDSKGQVVYCQNGNWFSLGVLQMQADAKSFEVLAEDIGKDKDSVYFRNMTQKLVDKNSFYVDNQVPKDRFHVYYIDHVLGFNIIEGADPKTYEIISNHINWARDKDHYFYSNDMIQADRETFAFVNDFFLKDKDSVYVSPNIGNFRSVMPNTGNVEAINKYYMRIANTICYPPFQQGSTAITKSFDSIHTIRMLDQDIICVNNKTILFRGKDFKYTDVDATSFQLFPVDEKGGIYEDNPYSKDKNHIYYNQELVPDADVKTFIPIGRDFGKDTKNVYYRKQRLEGVDAASFKKDGDFYKDKRGNKFSALTGNKV
- a CDS encoding ferritin-like domain-containing protein — encoded protein: MKKITPHNEPLLTSDSEFEKRDLGRRDFLKFAGAGAASLAILGVASCKKDRDDDMDNGGKGMYFGSGDIAILNYAYALEQLEAAFYIQLVNNPYSGISDMEKAFFTDIRDHEIAHREFFKVALGAKAISSLEFNLSGINFSSRASVLATAKTFEDLGVSAYNGAGWLIKDPNYLLLAGKIVSVEARHAAWVRDMIDNGSFANQEVVDSNGLDLAKSPSVVLSAAAPFIKSKIDVKDLPTY
- a CDS encoding ferritin-like domain-containing protein gives rise to the protein MNLLNVFEQINAVDPEFSDRISPRREAIKNLASMSKKVTLAALPFFISELFKKAYGATAPTDVNGVLNYALTLEYLEAEYYTMGVAKAGLIPSGRPLGAITTIRDHEVAHVNFLKQVLGNKAVSKPTFDFTAGGTFGNVFSNYDTFLAIAQAFEDTGVRAYKGQAGILLGNRVVLTAALQIHSVEARHASHIRQMRRARGGGAADQKPWITGSNDSGIGAVVDPIYAGENNITQAGVDITGLSGAMGKISTNAATQSFDEPLSAEAVLNIAGLFIKA
- a CDS encoding anti-sigma factor, coding for MLFWDQLSKAVYLNIEQMPIAPKGKQYQLWAMVDGQPVNAGVFPLDVKVDGTSKMLDIPKAQAFAITLEDEGSKDVPTLSELCVMGGI
- a CDS encoding helix-turn-helix domain-containing protein, producing the protein MRKENSTNAINEKALQQYCSAFKTLSLISGRWKLSILFKLLKTKTSYSEFKLLLPEISDRTLSKQLNELVDDGLILKNKSKVSSMYTLTNKGLKLEKILIDLSAFHD
- a CDS encoding VOC family protein — protein: MDLRNNIIGFHHISIKAKDFEHTVDFYKNFGFEIVHSWSLPDFNLEKCVMLHNRAINYYLEICDENGAIPTQGRKRKPDDEYIENALLHICFVVKDADTARKQALEYGAKDLSQGLFELDLSNGTKTVSVRNSLVYSPNGEVIEFLEKIDFG
- a CDS encoding DUF1080 domain-containing protein, which translates into the protein MKKCIYIILAAALMFGSCAGMKGNSDKTGWKPLFDGKDINDWFVKIHHHEVGENYGNTFRVEDGIIKIRYDQYGDFNDQFGHLYYKTPFSYYHLKFEYRFVGDLHKGAPSYTLRNSGVMFHSQDPRTMLKEQDWPISVEMQLLGGLSDGQPRPTGNMCSPGTNVVYQGKIASSHCLNSTSKTYDGDQWVKGELIVLGDSLIKHIINGDTVLEYAKPQIGGGTANGYDPKIKIDGKLLSSGFIALQSEGQPVDFKNIWIKELPRPSK